The following are encoded in a window of Rosa chinensis cultivar Old Blush chromosome 4, RchiOBHm-V2, whole genome shotgun sequence genomic DNA:
- the LOC112199481 gene encoding probable cyclic nucleotide-gated ion channel 20, chloroplastic — protein sequence MGFSFDSFLLQIKQRIFSAWQTRFQYFPRLYRVLPLLAGQSPNGFFVFVSAWTNFFINTLTFLLVGHVIGSCWYLLGLQHNSNLQSCGSLIDCCNAQSIPESTKWRENEEAAGCFNPEGDFSYGVYTPVVNLTTRDGMTKYLYSLFWGFQQISTLAGNQTPSYFNGEIVFTMVIIGLGLFFFALLIGNMQNFLRSLGRRYYFSLSYLLL from the exons ATGGGTTTTAGCTTTGATTCATTTCTActg caaatcaaacaaagaatcTTCTCCGCCTGGCAGACTAGATTTCAATATTTTCCCAGGTTGTATAGGGTTTTGCCCCTGCTTGCTGGTCAATCTCCAAATGGCTTCTTTGTATTTGTGTCAGCTTGgacaaatttttttataaacacTCTCACTTTCTTGTTGGTTGGCCATGTTATTGGGTCATGCTGGTACCTCCTTGGCTTACAG CATAACTCTAATCTGCAGTCATGCGGGAGTTTAATAGATTGTTGCAATGCTCAATCTATTCCAGAGTCAACTAAATGGAGAGAAAATGAGGAGGCTGCTGGTTGTTTTAATCCGGAAGGAGATTTCTCCTATGGAGTATATACTCCAGTTGTCAATCTCACTACAAGAGATGGCATGACTAAATATTTATACTCACTGTTTTGGGGATTCCAG CAAATCAGCACTCTGGCAGGAAATCAAACTCCAAGCTATTTTAATGGAGAAATTGTTTTTACCATGGTAATTATTGGACTGGGACTCTTCTTCTTTGCTCTTCTAATTGGAAATATGCAGAATTTTCTTCGGTCTCTTGGACGGAGGTACTACTTTTCTCTATCATATCTGCTTCTTTAG